The following are encoded together in the Variovorax sp. PBS-H4 genome:
- a CDS encoding amidohydrolase family protein — protein sequence MNKNEKRTLLRGGTIVSGDPAVGDLRRGDLLIAGRRIEAVGPSIDASDAEAIDARGMVVMPGFVDSHRHTWQSLLRAVGTDWTLGQYYTGMRLVMGGLFTPDDMRLANHLGALECLNAGITTLFDWSHNNNTPDHADGAIAGLRDAGIRAVWAYGNGNDEWIPPNDKPSNMFDVARVKLEHFSSSDQLLRMAFAARGPEFTPLDMTEQEFRQAHALGLPISVHVGVGRWSAVQPMKQLQARGLLYRGTNYVHCCTLPDDELQILVDSGGSASLAPDTALNEGFGDPPTLRLLKLGLKPSLCVDVVSSAPGDMFAAMRLLLSTTRGNEARKALQENRDFDPIPLTSKEVFGFATIEGARACGLGNICGSLTPGKDADVVMLDASQINMMPLNYSYGNIVESAHPGNVDSVFVAGRAVKRHGQLVGVDLADLERRVNGARDRLFERAGLSSDEHWMPRALPKTELADAG from the coding sequence ATGAACAAAAACGAAAAACGCACTCTGCTGCGTGGCGGCACCATCGTCTCTGGCGATCCGGCCGTCGGTGATCTGCGCCGCGGCGACCTGCTCATCGCGGGTCGCCGCATCGAAGCCGTCGGGCCGTCGATCGACGCGAGCGACGCCGAAGCAATCGACGCGCGGGGCATGGTGGTGATGCCCGGCTTCGTCGACAGCCACCGGCATACCTGGCAGTCCTTGCTGCGAGCGGTCGGCACCGACTGGACGCTGGGTCAGTACTACACCGGCATGCGTCTGGTGATGGGCGGGCTGTTCACGCCCGATGACATGCGGCTGGCCAACCATCTCGGCGCGCTCGAGTGCCTCAATGCCGGCATCACCACGCTGTTCGACTGGAGCCACAACAACAACACGCCCGACCATGCCGATGGCGCGATCGCGGGCCTGCGCGATGCCGGCATACGCGCCGTATGGGCTTACGGAAATGGCAACGACGAGTGGATTCCGCCCAACGACAAGCCGTCGAACATGTTCGACGTGGCGCGCGTGAAACTTGAGCACTTCTCGTCCTCGGACCAGCTACTGCGCATGGCATTTGCGGCGCGTGGGCCGGAGTTCACGCCGCTGGACATGACCGAACAGGAGTTCCGCCAGGCACACGCACTCGGCTTGCCGATCTCGGTCCATGTCGGCGTGGGTCGCTGGTCCGCGGTCCAGCCCATGAAGCAGTTGCAGGCCCGCGGCCTGCTGTACCGCGGTACCAACTATGTGCACTGCTGCACGTTGCCCGATGACGAACTCCAGATCCTGGTGGACAGCGGCGGTTCGGCCTCCTTGGCGCCCGACACGGCGCTGAACGAAGGATTTGGCGATCCACCTACGCTGCGCCTGCTGAAGCTGGGCCTCAAGCCGAGCCTGTGTGTGGATGTGGTCTCATCGGCACCTGGCGACATGTTCGCTGCGATGCGGCTGCTGTTGAGTACAACGCGTGGCAACGAGGCGCGCAAGGCGCTGCAGGAGAACCGCGACTTCGACCCAATCCCGCTGACCAGCAAAGAGGTCTTCGGCTTCGCAACCATTGAAGGCGCCCGCGCCTGCGGGTTGGGCAACATCTGCGGCTCACTCACACCCGGCAAAGACGCCGACGTCGTGATGCTCGATGCCAGCCAGATCAACATGATGCCGCTGAACTACTCGTACGGAAACATCGTCGAATCGGCGCACCCCGGAAACGTGGATTCGGTGTTCGTCGCCGGCCGGGCGGTCAAGCGCCACGGGCAGCTCGTCGGGGTCGACCTTGCGGATCTGGAACGCCGTGTCAACGGGGCGCGCGACCGTCTGTTCGAGCGTGCCGGCTTGTCCAGCGATGAGCACTGGATGCCCCGGGCGTTGCCAAAAACCGAACTGGCGGACGCTGGTTGA
- a CDS encoding enoyl-CoA hydratase/isomerase family protein, with amino-acid sequence MHYEDFQFIRFDRHPDGVLLATLNRPEVMNATNGLMHWELTQLWSVVQADAQTKVVVVTGAGERAFSAGGDLAWVEQIVGNPREVAVVQQEAAAIVYNMLACEKPIVSAINGTAVGAGLAVALLADISIIADGARLTDGHVKLGVAAGDHAAIVWPLLCGIAKAKYYLMTADFLDGKEAERIGLVSLCVPGAELMDRALAVAARLAQGSQTAIRHTKVALNQWMRMAGPIFDHSLALEMQDFLGEDAAEGLDSVRGKRPPAFPSARLPEVSS; translated from the coding sequence ATGCACTATGAAGATTTTCAGTTCATCCGCTTCGATCGCCACCCCGACGGCGTGTTGCTCGCAACCCTCAACCGGCCGGAGGTCATGAACGCGACCAATGGCCTGATGCATTGGGAGCTGACCCAGCTCTGGAGCGTGGTACAAGCCGATGCACAGACCAAGGTCGTCGTCGTGACGGGTGCGGGTGAGCGCGCGTTTTCCGCCGGCGGCGACCTGGCCTGGGTGGAGCAGATCGTCGGCAACCCGCGCGAGGTCGCCGTCGTTCAACAGGAGGCGGCCGCCATCGTCTACAACATGCTCGCCTGCGAAAAACCCATTGTGTCGGCCATCAATGGCACCGCTGTGGGCGCTGGCCTGGCCGTTGCGCTGCTGGCCGACATCAGCATCATCGCCGACGGCGCACGCCTGACCGATGGGCACGTGAAGCTGGGCGTCGCTGCGGGCGACCACGCCGCCATCGTCTGGCCCCTGCTGTGCGGTATCGCCAAAGCCAAGTACTACCTCATGACCGCTGACTTCCTGGATGGGAAAGAGGCCGAGCGTATCGGCCTCGTGAGCTTGTGCGTACCAGGTGCAGAGCTGATGGACCGCGCGCTGGCCGTGGCCGCCCGCCTGGCGCAGGGTAGCCAGACGGCCATCCGCCACACCAAGGTCGCACTCAACCAGTGGATGCGCATGGCCGGTCCGATCTTCGACCATTCGCTAGCGTTGGAGATGCAGGACTTCCTCGGCGAAGACGCCGCCGAAGGACTGGATTCGGTGCGAGGGAAGCGGCCCCCGGCGTTCCCTTCGGCCCGCCTGCCTGAAGTTTCCAGCTGA
- a CDS encoding cupin, with protein MRAHVEMAPLDLASGWSPLPGFDGLEVKLLGSDLDEARRCGARSRMVRFAAGALTRGALVHGYWEEVYVLCGDMFALDRPDAPSLAPMYSVRPPGTPHGPFGSRTGCVLLEIQYFAGTGEPFNPPV; from the coding sequence ATGAGAGCACACGTCGAGATGGCGCCCCTGGATCTGGCGAGCGGATGGAGTCCGCTGCCCGGGTTCGATGGCCTTGAGGTCAAGTTGCTGGGCAGTGACCTTGACGAGGCGCGGCGATGCGGTGCTCGCTCGCGCATGGTTCGCTTCGCCGCGGGTGCGCTGACACGCGGCGCGCTGGTTCATGGCTACTGGGAAGAGGTCTACGTCCTCTGCGGCGACATGTTCGCCCTGGACCGTCCCGATGCGCCATCGCTCGCACCGATGTACTCGGTGCGGCCGCCTGGCACGCCGCATGGACCTTTCGGATCCCGCACAGGATGCGTGCTTCTCGAAATCCAGTACTTCGCCGGGACCGGCGAACCTTTCAACCCTCCCGTCTGA
- a CDS encoding NADH:flavin oxidoreductase/NADH oxidase: protein MSTLFSPLTLRGITVRNRIGVSPMCQYSCVEGVPTDWHLVHLGSRAAGGAGLVITEGAAISRQGRITPSDLGIWSDEQLDGHRRIARFIASQGAVAGIQLAHAGRKASRVPPWETDPSQTQGRPLACHEGGWVPDGPSPIAFAPGYAVPTEVSHDEISQAVRDFVEAAERADRAGYDWIEVHAGHGYLLHSFNSPLANQRSDAYGGSLQGRCRLTREVARAIRAAWPQHKVLAFRLSYTDWAEGGWTLEETVQLCAWLKEDGVDLIDASSGGNTPNPAVKVGRGYQVPGAETIRRQCDMPTASVGWIDEAEQADAIVREGRADMVMLGREMLRDPYWPLRAALRLGVAAQARLPVQYSAAWAHLGSFSFDPITAPQISHAGNPAVDDARHLIL, encoded by the coding sequence ATGAGCACTCTATTTTCTCCCTTGACCTTGCGCGGCATCACCGTGCGCAACCGCATCGGCGTATCCCCGATGTGCCAGTACAGCTGCGTGGAGGGCGTACCCACGGACTGGCATCTGGTGCACCTTGGCTCGCGCGCGGCGGGTGGCGCCGGGCTGGTGATCACGGAGGGCGCGGCGATCTCTCGCCAGGGGCGCATCACCCCCTCGGATCTGGGCATCTGGTCGGACGAGCAACTGGACGGACACCGCCGCATTGCGCGCTTCATCGCCAGCCAGGGCGCGGTCGCAGGTATCCAGCTTGCGCACGCCGGCCGCAAGGCCTCACGCGTCCCGCCCTGGGAGACGGACCCCAGTCAGACCCAGGGCCGGCCGCTCGCCTGCCACGAAGGAGGATGGGTCCCGGACGGACCGAGCCCGATCGCGTTTGCGCCAGGCTATGCCGTGCCCACCGAGGTCAGCCACGACGAGATCTCTCAGGCAGTCCGCGACTTCGTTGAGGCGGCCGAGCGTGCCGATCGCGCCGGCTATGACTGGATCGAAGTGCACGCGGGCCACGGCTATCTGCTGCATTCGTTCAATTCCCCTTTGGCCAACCAGCGCAGCGATGCCTATGGCGGGTCGCTTCAGGGCCGATGCCGACTGACGCGGGAGGTGGCGCGTGCGATCCGTGCGGCGTGGCCCCAGCACAAGGTGCTGGCGTTTCGCCTGTCGTACACGGATTGGGCCGAAGGCGGCTGGACGCTGGAGGAGACCGTGCAGCTGTGCGCCTGGCTGAAAGAGGATGGTGTTGATCTGATCGATGCCAGCTCCGGAGGCAACACGCCGAACCCGGCGGTCAAGGTGGGGCGCGGCTACCAAGTGCCGGGCGCAGAAACCATCCGGCGCCAGTGCGACATGCCCACCGCGTCCGTAGGCTGGATCGACGAGGCGGAGCAGGCAGATGCCATCGTGCGCGAGGGCCGTGCCGACATGGTGATGCTGGGGCGCGAGATGCTGCGCGATCCCTATTGGCCGCTGCGCGCTGCGCTGCGATTGGGCGTCGCTGCGCAGGCCCGGCTGCCCGTCCAGTACAGCGCTGCGTGGGCCCACCTCGGCAGCTTCAGCTTTGATCCGATCACAGCACCGCAGATCAGCCACGCCGGCAATCCTGCGGTCGACGACGCGCGGCATCTGATCCTCTGA
- a CDS encoding ABC transporter ATP-binding protein, which yields MTDAILRITGLCKRFGGLKVTSDLCLDIRRNEFHALIGPNGAGKTTLIHQLHGILGSDEGSIHFEGQPITREPVHKRALLGIARSFQISSVVMDFTALENVALAVQANQGHSFRFWRCAATDESLCGPAREALALAGLDARAHTTAAELSHGERRQLEIAIALAMRPKLLLLDEPMAGMGHNESRKLVDLLLRLKGRYTIVMVEHDMEAVFSLADRLTVLVAGRVIATGAPADIRSDPAVQAAYLGHTQPEVAHAA from the coding sequence ATGACTGACGCGATCCTCAGAATCACCGGGTTGTGCAAACGTTTCGGCGGCCTCAAGGTCACGTCGGACCTGTGCCTGGACATCCGGCGGAATGAATTCCACGCGCTCATCGGTCCCAACGGGGCCGGCAAGACGACACTGATCCATCAACTGCACGGCATTCTGGGCTCCGACGAGGGCAGCATCCATTTCGAAGGCCAGCCGATCACCCGGGAGCCCGTGCACAAGCGGGCCTTGCTGGGCATCGCCCGATCCTTCCAGATCTCTTCGGTGGTGATGGATTTCACCGCGCTGGAGAACGTGGCCCTGGCCGTTCAGGCCAACCAGGGGCACAGCTTCCGGTTCTGGCGCTGCGCGGCGACCGACGAGTCTCTTTGCGGCCCGGCACGCGAGGCACTCGCGCTGGCAGGCCTGGACGCACGGGCCCATACCACCGCGGCCGAGTTGTCGCACGGTGAGCGCAGGCAGCTGGAGATCGCCATCGCCCTGGCCATGCGCCCCAAGCTGCTGCTGCTGGACGAACCCATGGCCGGCATGGGCCACAACGAGAGCCGCAAACTGGTCGACCTGCTGTTGCGACTGAAGGGGCGGTACACCATCGTCATGGTGGAACACGACATGGAGGCGGTGTTCTCGCTGGCAGACCGGTTGACGGTGCTGGTCGCCGGCCGCGTGATCGCCACCGGCGCGCCGGCCGATATCCGCTCCGATCCCGCGGTCCAGGCCGCCTACCTGGGGCACACCCAACCGGAAGTCGCGCATGCTGCTTGA
- a CDS encoding ABC transporter ATP-binding protein, protein MLLEIEDVHAGYGSAKVLHGVSLSIASGQPIGLLGRNGMGRSTLINAVMGICRAQHGQIRWKGERIDHLPPHAIACRGIGLVPEGRRIFPNLNVRENLLVANRRADRPNAWTLERVLDFFPRLRERLFNPGNLLSGGEQQMLAIGRALLTNPDLLIFDEATEGLAPLIREEIWDILRTLAKGGVAMIVIDKDVESVSRVVERHYVIEKGCIVWQGSTHDFAADASLQRRYLSVSEGADADHPT, encoded by the coding sequence ATGCTGCTTGAGATCGAGGACGTCCATGCCGGCTACGGTTCGGCCAAGGTGCTGCACGGTGTCTCGCTGTCCATAGCGAGCGGGCAGCCCATCGGCCTGCTGGGCCGCAACGGAATGGGCCGCAGCACATTGATCAACGCCGTCATGGGAATCTGCCGCGCCCAGCACGGGCAGATCCGATGGAAGGGCGAACGCATCGACCACCTGCCACCGCATGCCATCGCATGCCGCGGCATCGGCCTGGTGCCGGAAGGAAGGCGCATCTTCCCGAACCTCAATGTCCGCGAGAACCTGCTCGTGGCCAACCGCCGGGCCGATCGCCCCAACGCCTGGACGCTGGAGCGCGTACTTGATTTCTTTCCGCGCTTGCGCGAGCGCCTGTTCAACCCTGGCAATCTGCTGTCCGGGGGCGAGCAGCAGATGCTGGCCATCGGGCGCGCACTGCTGACCAATCCGGACCTGCTCATCTTCGACGAGGCCACCGAAGGCCTGGCGCCATTGATCCGCGAGGAGATCTGGGACATCCTGCGCACGCTCGCAAAGGGTGGCGTCGCGATGATCGTGATCGACAAGGACGTCGAGTCCGTCAGCCGCGTGGTAGAGCGCCACTACGTCATCGAGAAAGGGTGCATCGTCTGGCAAGGCAGCACACACGACTTTGCGGCCGATGCGTCGCTGCAGCGACGCTACCTCAGCGTGAGCGAAGGCGCCGACGCAGACCACCCGACTTGA